Proteins encoded together in one candidate division WOR-3 bacterium window:
- a CDS encoding YCF48-related protein: protein MRIILSLLSLSTIVFARWTAIGPAGGPVYSGGISRTNPPVIYFSPYASPTKLLKSTDAGTTWEFTNGTLSTYPREIVVHPHNPDIVYALTGSAIYKTTNGGSSWTLNSVPASHYFYTFTINPLNPDELFAAGYNYTGGSARLAFARSTNAGVSWTTTICDTTPSSYGYSIAVDPVDTSVIYVGGYRSTGGTTTLYRSFDRGETWEEINLAITGYYPYALHINPANNNIILIAPYTSGIYRSTDRGATWTRTAIITSVYRIASAAGEPATVYATNSSGIYKSTDAGITWTRIGTGVLGTPNYCLLTNPVDPGTVYFGTKVGFYRSTDYGVTWENTTNTISFNKTTVIALASDNATVYTECLDNAIYRSTDNGASWERCPDFLSCGNICGIAVHPSDPQTVWALEGSG, encoded by the coding sequence AATCAGCCGAACCAATCCCCCTGTAATCTACTTTTCACCTTACGCCTCTCCAACAAAACTGTTGAAATCAACCGACGCGGGCACAACCTGGGAGTTCACCAACGGCACTCTCAGCACCTATCCAAGAGAAATCGTGGTCCATCCGCACAACCCTGATATCGTTTACGCCCTGACCGGTTCCGCCATTTACAAAACCACAAATGGTGGTAGTTCCTGGACTCTCAATTCGGTTCCAGCAAGTCACTACTTTTACACCTTTACCATCAATCCCCTAAACCCGGATGAACTTTTCGCCGCCGGGTACAACTACACTGGTGGCTCTGCCCGATTGGCATTTGCTCGCAGCACCAATGCCGGTGTCAGCTGGACAACAACCATCTGTGATACCACACCTTCATCTTATGGTTACTCAATCGCCGTTGACCCGGTTGACACAAGTGTAATATATGTCGGGGGCTATCGCAGCACCGGGGGCACAACCACGCTCTATCGGTCATTTGACCGGGGAGAAACCTGGGAAGAAATTAATCTTGCTATCACCGGCTACTACCCCTATGCGCTCCACATCAACCCTGCAAACAACAACATTATCCTCATCGCCCCTTACACGAGCGGAATATACCGTTCCACCGACCGGGGCGCAACTTGGACCCGGACCGCAATCATCACCAGCGTCTACCGTATTGCCTCTGCCGCCGGCGAACCGGCAACCGTTTATGCCACAAACAGCAGTGGTATCTATAAGAGCACCGACGCCGGTATCACCTGGACAAGAATTGGAACTGGCGTGCTCGGTACACCCAACTACTGTCTGCTGACAAACCCTGTTGACCCGGGCACCGTTTACTTTGGAACGAAGGTTGGGTTCTACCGTTCTACCGACTACGGCGTTACCTGGGAGAATACGACAAATACAATTTCCTTTAATAAAACCACCGTAATCGCCCTTGCCTCGGACAACGCTACCGTCTATACCGAATGCCTTGACAACGCCATCTACCGTTCAACTGACAACGGCGCCTCCTGGGAACGTTGTCCGGATTTTCTCTCCTGCGGCAACATCTGCGGCATCGCCGTGCACCCTTCTGACCCTCAAACCGTGTGGGCGCTTGAAGGCTCCGGTTGA
- a CDS encoding T9SS type A sorting domain-containing protein: MGGDSMYSYKLLLVSTDLGNTWRHIGNNLTGSIYCLAAVPTTPGAFFAGTSQGLFLSTDGGNNWTRTGTFTYVKAVCVHPENESIVYAGTNNGVYLTTDRGTVWQQINEGLLNLNVVALTLHSGENPTVFAGTSGAGIFTTSPPTGIAHQTQTALRTLKLTPNPSRGFIRLIGLTRSENGISCSVYDRSGRLLLSTTPQPASDNNTWLLDLHHLPSGTYFLGIKDGQKTVFQPLIISK, from the coding sequence ATGGGCGGCGACTCAATGTACTCCTACAAACTCCTTCTGGTAAGCACTGACCTGGGCAACACCTGGCGCCACATTGGCAATAACTTAACGGGTTCGATTTACTGCCTTGCTGCAGTACCCACCACCCCGGGTGCGTTTTTCGCCGGCACCAGTCAGGGACTGTTTTTGTCTACTGACGGTGGCAACAACTGGACACGCACCGGCACATTCACCTATGTCAAAGCGGTCTGTGTCCATCCGGAAAATGAAAGCATCGTCTATGCCGGCACCAACAACGGCGTTTATCTCACCACTGACCGTGGCACGGTCTGGCAACAGATTAACGAAGGATTACTTAACCTTAATGTCGTTGCGCTGACCCTACACAGCGGTGAAAATCCCACAGTGTTCGCCGGTACCAGCGGCGCGGGAATTTTTACCACCTCGCCACCAACCGGCATCGCTCATCAAACACAAACAGCGTTACGGACGCTCAAACTAACACCCAACCCCTCTCGCGGGTTTATTAGGCTAATCGGCTTAACCCGTAGCGAAAACGGCATCTCCTGTTCTGTCTATGACCGTAGCGGGCGCCTCCTGCTTTCAACAACACCCCAACCAGCATCGGATAACAACACCTGGCTCCTCGATTTGCACCACTTACCCTCAGGCACTTACTTCCTCGGTATTAAAGATGGTCAGAAAACGGTGTTCCAGCCATTAATAATCTCCAAATAG
- a CDS encoding tyrosine recombinase XerC gives MALSEHYERHLTNFLTYLEKERRFSSHTVRSYEVDLRQFFDFCTEQLGGKSIAQLTRSDIRDFLGAVLRYGYTAKSAVRKLSALKSFFRYLLSTGEVLQSPARGIKGPPIEKQLPPLITQLQIAQVLNSTDDSPQSLRTIAILETIYGSGLRAAELVGLNRSDIDFAHNTIRIRGKGGKERLLPLGSKEKSALQKYLAVRGYPDAEPLFLNNQGKRLTTRSVQNIVRRALSQIAGITATNPHALRHAFATHLLERGADLRAVQELLGHSSLSSTQIYTHLTVERLRKVYDKAHPRSGAKS, from the coding sequence GTGGCATTAAGCGAACATTACGAGCGCCATTTAACGAACTTTCTTACCTATTTAGAAAAGGAGCGCCGCTTTTCTTCCCATACGGTCCGCTCTTATGAAGTGGACCTCCGCCAGTTCTTTGACTTCTGTACTGAACAACTTGGCGGAAAATCGATCGCTCAACTAACCCGTTCTGACATTCGTGATTTTCTGGGCGCGGTTCTGCGCTATGGCTACACTGCAAAGAGCGCTGTGCGAAAACTGTCCGCATTGAAATCGTTTTTCCGCTATCTTCTCTCAACCGGAGAAGTTCTGCAAAGCCCGGCTCGGGGTATTAAAGGACCGCCCATCGAAAAGCAACTGCCGCCTCTTATCACCCAGCTGCAGATTGCCCAGGTCCTGAACAGCACCGATGATTCGCCCCAATCGCTACGTACCATTGCGATTCTTGAAACAATCTACGGTTCAGGCTTACGCGCTGCCGAACTTGTCGGACTGAACCGTTCTGACATCGACTTTGCGCACAACACAATCCGAATCCGAGGTAAGGGCGGTAAAGAACGACTCCTGCCTCTGGGAAGCAAGGAAAAGTCGGCTTTACAGAAATACCTTGCGGTGCGCGGCTACCCGGACGCTGAACCGCTCTTCCTTAACAATCAGGGCAAGAGACTTACCACCCGTTCGGTTCAAAATATCGTGCGCCGTGCCTTGAGCCAGATCGCCGGCATCACCGCTACCAATCCCCACGCCCTCCGTCACGCATTTGCGACCCATCTTCTGGAACGGGGTGCTGACCTGCGCGCTGTTCAGGAACTTCTTGGCCACTCTTCACTCTCATCCACTCAGATTTACACCCACCTTACTGTTGAACGTTTGCGCAAAGTTTACGATAAAGCCCATCCGCGTTCTGGGGCGAAGAGTTGA
- a CDS encoding glycosyltransferase, whose product MSNALFLRRLSSYQSGPWRPRVSILIPARNESETIGRCITSLLEQDYGDFEVLVLDDHSEDGTGIVLAQFADQRLRVINGLPLPEGWTGKTWACQQLADAATGELLLFTDADTVFRSDTLSRGVAVMAVTNADLLTAIIHNSVPTIGEKITVPFLFWAIMSILPLGIAYRWRNSQALVAANGKFMLFRKLSYQLIGGHREVRTEAAEDIALARRIKKAGMSWRMIDATDCVSTRMYRGFVSAWQGFSKNFFAIFDYRLIPALFVWCWMLLITWQPLIEAGRGVVRLNFNGQFYAAVVTILFAVIVWSVVAVKAKLPGKIVFLYPLTMTVASGLGFASIVLTILGKTSWKGRMLPRRRIKFF is encoded by the coding sequence GTGAGCAATGCACTGTTTTTGCGTCGACTGAGTAGCTATCAATCAGGTCCATGGCGCCCCCGGGTATCAATCCTGATACCGGCACGTAATGAATCGGAGACAATCGGTCGATGCATTACCTCGTTACTGGAGCAGGATTACGGTGATTTTGAGGTTCTGGTGTTAGACGACCATTCAGAAGACGGAACCGGTATAGTTCTTGCCCAATTTGCCGACCAGCGGTTAAGGGTTATTAATGGGCTTCCGTTACCCGAAGGTTGGACCGGTAAAACCTGGGCCTGCCAGCAACTGGCAGATGCCGCAACCGGCGAGTTACTTCTATTTACCGACGCCGATACGGTTTTTCGTTCTGATACATTGAGTCGCGGTGTGGCGGTAATGGCGGTTACCAACGCCGATTTGCTAACCGCAATAATCCACAATTCTGTTCCAACGATTGGTGAGAAGATAACGGTCCCGTTTCTCTTCTGGGCAATAATGTCGATTCTACCGCTGGGTATTGCTTATCGATGGCGTAATTCTCAGGCATTAGTTGCGGCGAATGGGAAGTTTATGTTGTTCCGTAAACTTTCCTACCAGTTGATTGGCGGACACAGAGAAGTGCGAACCGAAGCCGCCGAGGATATAGCGCTGGCGCGCCGGATTAAGAAGGCGGGAATGAGCTGGCGCATGATAGATGCAACCGACTGTGTTTCAACGCGTATGTACCGGGGTTTTGTTTCAGCATGGCAGGGGTTCAGCAAGAACTTTTTTGCGATATTTGACTATCGACTGATACCGGCACTGTTTGTTTGGTGCTGGATGCTATTGATAACCTGGCAGCCACTGATTGAAGCCGGAAGGGGTGTTGTTCGGCTAAATTTTAACGGTCAGTTCTATGCGGCGGTTGTTACGATTCTGTTTGCGGTAATCGTCTGGAGCGTTGTAGCGGTGAAGGCAAAATTACCCGGTAAGATTGTTTTCCTCTATCCGCTGACTATGACTGTTGCCAGTGGGTTGGGATTCGCCTCAATAGTATTAACCATTCTGGGGAAGACATCCTGGAAAGGGCGGATGTTACCGCGGCGCAGGATTAAATTTTTTTAG
- a CDS encoding glycerol-3-phosphate acyltransferase yields the protein MLFPLFSFCSGSLMFSLWLARVRGRDLRSVGDGNPGAVNAIKVAGPIIGGVALLLDFLKGAVPVAIGYWGLKLAGVPLLLTIIAPVLGHAFSPWLRFRGGKALAVTFGVWSGVTLWEVPTFLGGMLFFLKFILRLRDDRLSVLISLLFMLVYIGFRFRDPVLTGAALGNFLIVMFKHQMGFRR from the coding sequence TTGCTGTTTCCTCTTTTTTCATTCTGTTCCGGGTCACTGATGTTTTCATTATGGCTGGCACGGGTTCGGGGTCGGGATTTGAGGAGTGTGGGTGATGGTAATCCGGGTGCTGTTAACGCGATTAAAGTTGCCGGTCCGATAATTGGGGGAGTGGCGTTGCTACTTGATTTTCTCAAAGGTGCGGTGCCGGTCGCGATAGGTTATTGGGGCTTAAAGTTGGCCGGCGTGCCTTTATTGTTGACGATAATTGCGCCGGTGCTCGGACATGCCTTTTCCCCTTGGTTGCGGTTCAGAGGCGGTAAGGCACTTGCGGTAACTTTCGGCGTCTGGAGTGGTGTGACATTATGGGAGGTCCCCACCTTTCTGGGTGGGATGCTTTTCTTTTTGAAATTTATTTTACGGCTACGGGACGACAGGTTATCGGTTTTAATCAGTTTGCTCTTTATGTTGGTATATATCGGTTTTCGGTTCCGAGACCCGGTGCTCACCGGTGCGGCGCTGGGTAATTTTCTGATAGTAATGTTTAAACATCAAATGGGATTTCGGCGGTGA
- a CDS encoding DUF523 and DUF1722 domain-containing protein: protein MDSGKPRVVFSACLGFERCRYNGEIIRDDFCEHLKHFVEPVPVCPEMAIGLGVPREPIRIVYQNNSPRLIQPATGKDFTESMQRFATDFLAQLDVVDGFILKSRSPSCGTRDVKSYNEDGNLRPSIHRRGIFGGATIEKFPDKPVEDEGRLKNFLIRESFLTRLFSLYRFRLLRLAPTMGNLVEFHTTHKLLLMAYDQVALHRLGRLVANPEHRPINELLTEYETTLSRALARPPKYTNAVNVLLHALGYFSRNLTTAEKGFFLDTMESYRAGRLPLSAPVSIIRSWIVRFDQQYLARQWFFLPYPEGLRDISDSGKGRDR from the coding sequence ATGGATAGTGGAAAACCCCGCGTGGTCTTCTCCGCCTGTTTGGGATTCGAACGCTGCCGGTATAATGGAGAAATTATCCGGGACGATTTTTGTGAACACCTGAAACATTTTGTCGAACCGGTTCCGGTCTGCCCTGAAATGGCAATCGGACTGGGCGTGCCCCGCGAGCCAATCAGAATTGTCTACCAGAACAATAGCCCCCGTCTTATTCAACCTGCTACCGGTAAGGACTTTACTGAATCGATGCAACGGTTCGCCACCGATTTCCTCGCTCAACTGGATGTTGTGGACGGGTTTATTCTTAAATCGCGTTCGCCCTCCTGTGGCACCCGTGATGTCAAATCCTACAACGAAGACGGTAATCTCAGACCATCGATTCATCGCCGGGGCATATTTGGCGGCGCAACAATTGAGAAGTTTCCTGACAAACCGGTTGAGGACGAAGGCCGGCTGAAAAACTTCCTCATCCGGGAAAGTTTTCTGACCCGGCTTTTTTCTCTTTATCGGTTCCGGTTATTGCGCTTAGCACCTACGATGGGTAACCTTGTCGAGTTCCACACCACCCACAAACTTCTCTTGATGGCTTATGACCAGGTTGCACTTCATCGGTTAGGTCGGCTTGTTGCCAACCCGGAACACCGACCAATCAACGAACTACTCACTGAATACGAAACAACTTTATCCCGTGCCCTGGCACGACCACCCAAATACACCAATGCGGTCAATGTTCTGTTGCACGCGCTCGGTTATTTTTCCCGTAACCTCACTACTGCCGAAAAGGGATTTTTCCTTGACACCATGGAAAGTTACCGTGCCGGCCGTCTACCGTTGAGTGCTCCGGTCAGTATAATTCGCTCCTGGATTGTCCGTTTTGATCAACAGTACCTCGCCCGACAGTGGTTTTTCTTACCCTATCCGGAAGGCCTGCGCGACATCAGCGACTCAGGTAAAGGACGCGACCGGTGA
- the uvsE gene encoding UV DNA damage repair endonuclease UvsE yields the protein MRIGYPCINLSLNCRSTKTFRLQSYSEEKFKSTVESNLLCLEETIKWNIKHGIRFFRISSDLIPFASHPICKFPWQKSFRPQLRRIGALIRQNQIRVSMHPDQFVLINAIDKQIVINSIRELLYHAQVLDLMQLPTDAKIQIHIGGAYGDKETSIKRFARRFYRLPNAVQRRLVIENDDRLYTVTDCLKLHRLTKIPVVFDCFHHEVNPDGNAIGTAFLYCARTWRRRDGVPIVDYSSQEPHARLGSHAQHINLKHFSAFMEQIPQYDFDLMLEIKDKETSALTALRILKTKFTPANV from the coding sequence ATTCGCATCGGTTATCCCTGTATCAATTTGTCCCTTAACTGTCGGAGCACAAAAACCTTTCGCCTGCAGTCGTATTCTGAAGAAAAGTTTAAGTCAACCGTTGAGAGCAATCTCCTATGTCTGGAAGAAACAATAAAATGGAATATCAAACATGGTATCAGGTTCTTTCGCATCAGTTCCGACCTTATCCCTTTTGCCTCCCATCCTATCTGTAAATTTCCCTGGCAAAAATCTTTTCGCCCGCAATTGCGCCGAATCGGCGCCCTCATCCGTCAAAACCAAATCCGGGTTTCGATGCACCCGGACCAATTTGTTCTCATCAATGCCATTGACAAGCAAATCGTTATCAATTCAATTCGTGAACTGTTATACCATGCTCAGGTACTTGATTTAATGCAACTTCCGACGGACGCCAAAATCCAGATTCACATTGGCGGTGCCTATGGTGATAAAGAAACCAGTATCAAACGATTCGCCCGCCGCTTTTACCGTCTCCCCAATGCCGTCCAGCGCCGTTTAGTTATCGAAAATGACGACCGATTGTATACGGTTACTGATTGTTTAAAATTACACCGCCTGACTAAGATCCCTGTTGTCTTTGACTGTTTTCACCATGAAGTTAATCCTGACGGCAACGCTATCGGCACCGCCTTTTTGTATTGCGCCCGGACCTGGCGGCGGCGCGATGGCGTCCCAATTGTTGACTACTCCTCCCAGGAACCGCATGCCCGCCTTGGTTCTCACGCCCAGCACATCAATCTGAAACATTTCTCCGCTTTCATGGAACAAATTCCCCAATACGACTTTGACCTGATGTTAGAAATAAAAGACAAAGAAACCAGCGCCCTAACAGCGTTGAGAATCCTGAAAACTAAATTTACGCCGGCAAATGTCTGA
- the rsxC gene encoding electron transport complex subunit RsxC, whose translation MDKFRGGIHPREHKEATEFKPIEAAPLPQRVVIPLSQHTGAPSKPVVKPGDAVRTGTIIAEPGGNLSVPTHSSISGTVSEVKELPHPLTSRFVTTVIIESDQQDTLDENIKERDLNNITPDEIITAIRNAGIVGLGGAAFPTFFKLTPPKDKVIDTLIINGCECEPYLTADHRLMVEKPAEIVEGTTYIARALGVKNVLIAIEDNKPDAIAAMKEAVAGTGFVVRRLKTKYPQGAEKQLIKACLEREVPSGGLPADVGCIVQNVGTAFAVREAVRFNRPLYERVVTVTGSGISEPKNLLVRIGTPVKDLINFCGGYKGTPEKLIMGGPMMGITLASDEVPVLKGTSGILVFLYAQEPEEQDCIRCGRCIEACPMGLSPTRLNYHIKSGRLLQAKNEHLLDCIECGCCAFVCPAKIRLVHNFKYGKSEILRARERG comes from the coding sequence ATGGATAAATTTCGTGGCGGAATTCATCCCCGCGAGCATAAGGAAGCAACGGAATTTAAACCGATTGAAGCTGCACCTTTGCCCCAGCGGGTGGTCATACCGCTATCCCAGCACACCGGTGCACCTTCCAAACCGGTTGTCAAACCAGGCGATGCCGTCCGCACCGGAACGATAATCGCCGAACCCGGCGGTAACCTTTCGGTACCAACTCATTCATCAATTTCCGGCACTGTTTCCGAAGTCAAGGAACTTCCTCATCCCCTTACCAGCAGATTCGTTACGACAGTTATCATCGAATCTGACCAGCAGGACACACTCGACGAAAATATCAAGGAGCGTGACCTCAACAACATAACACCTGACGAGATAATTACCGCAATCCGTAATGCTGGTATTGTCGGGTTAGGTGGTGCTGCCTTTCCCACTTTTTTTAAACTGACTCCCCCTAAAGACAAGGTAATCGACACCCTTATCATCAACGGCTGCGAATGTGAACCGTATTTGACCGCTGACCATCGTCTAATGGTAGAAAAACCGGCTGAAATCGTCGAAGGGACTACCTATATCGCTCGGGCACTGGGCGTAAAAAATGTCCTGATTGCGATCGAAGACAATAAACCTGATGCCATTGCCGCGATGAAAGAGGCGGTGGCTGGGACCGGATTTGTGGTTCGTCGACTGAAAACCAAATATCCCCAAGGTGCGGAAAAACAGTTAATAAAAGCCTGTTTGGAACGTGAGGTCCCTTCCGGTGGTCTCCCGGCTGATGTCGGCTGTATTGTTCAGAATGTCGGCACTGCGTTTGCGGTGCGGGAAGCGGTCCGGTTCAATCGGCCGCTTTACGAGAGGGTCGTAACCGTAACTGGCTCCGGCATCTCCGAACCGAAAAATCTTCTTGTTAGAATCGGGACCCCGGTCAAAGATTTAATAAACTTTTGTGGGGGGTACAAGGGAACGCCGGAAAAACTTATTATGGGTGGACCGATGATGGGAATTACCCTGGCATCAGATGAGGTGCCGGTCTTAAAAGGTACATCGGGCATCCTTGTTTTCCTCTATGCCCAGGAGCCCGAAGAACAAGACTGTATCCGCTGTGGTCGGTGCATTGAAGCCTGTCCGATGGGATTATCCCCAACCCGTTTGAACTATCACATCAAATCTGGACGACTCCTTCAGGCAAAAAATGAACACCTCCTTGACTGCATCGAATGTGGCTGTTGTGCCTTTGTTTGTCCGGCTAAAATCCGACTTGTTCACAACTTCAAATACGGCAAATCTGAAATCCTGCGTGCCCGAGAGAGAGGATGA
- a CDS encoding RnfABCDGE type electron transport complex subunit D has protein sequence MNSDVKTRLLVTASPHIYSSVTVSKLMWAVVIALLPALGGSIYFFGFKALLVIAISTAAAVLFDTLGQLMFKRKVTVEDGSAVITGLLLAFNLPPNVPLWLPIVGAAFATIVVKQFFGGLGHNFINPALGARAFLVASWPTYMTTTWLAPHNGTLSGLSSQALKLCTDAITTATPLNVLKHGSKLLLPGNEPNLLYQHLQSWETIKNLFFGNIGGCLGETSALLLLIGGIFLIATRVIDWRIPLSYLLTVAALVLILPGHKTALLNYILFHLFSGGLMLGAFYMATDYVTSPLTHKGRVIFGIGCGVLTSVIRLWGGYPEGVCYSILLMNVATPLIDRLTLPRVFGTRSKK, from the coding sequence ATGAATAGCGATGTTAAAACCCGTTTGCTGGTCACAGCCTCTCCTCACATCTACTCTTCCGTGACTGTTAGTAAATTGATGTGGGCGGTAGTTATCGCTTTACTACCAGCACTCGGCGGTTCGATTTACTTCTTCGGTTTCAAAGCGCTTCTGGTAATTGCCATCTCAACCGCTGCCGCTGTTTTATTTGACACTTTGGGTCAGTTAATGTTCAAGCGCAAAGTTACGGTTGAAGACGGCAGCGCGGTAATCACCGGCTTGCTCCTTGCATTTAATCTGCCACCCAATGTTCCCTTGTGGTTGCCGATTGTTGGTGCGGCATTTGCTACCATTGTTGTCAAACAGTTCTTCGGGGGGCTGGGACACAACTTCATCAATCCGGCACTCGGCGCCCGCGCATTCCTTGTCGCATCCTGGCCCACATATATGACCACAACCTGGCTTGCCCCGCACAACGGTACGCTCTCCGGTCTCTCTTCGCAGGCGCTCAAACTTTGCACGGATGCGATAACAACTGCAACCCCGCTCAATGTGTTAAAACACGGCTCAAAACTTCTTCTCCCGGGAAATGAACCCAATTTACTTTATCAACATCTCCAGTCATGGGAAACTATTAAAAACCTCTTCTTCGGCAACATTGGCGGCTGTTTAGGTGAAACCTCGGCACTCTTGTTACTCATCGGTGGAATATTCTTAATTGCAACCCGAGTCATCGACTGGCGCATACCGCTCTCTTACCTTCTCACCGTTGCGGCTCTCGTTCTAATACTGCCTGGCCACAAAACCGCTCTTTTAAACTACATTTTATTCCATCTGTTTTCAGGTGGCCTTATGCTTGGTGCCTTTTATATGGCAACTGACTATGTTACCTCACCGTTAACCCATAAAGGCCGGGTTATCTTTGGAATAGGTTGTGGCGTTCTCACATCGGTCATTCGTCTCTGGGGCGGATACCCCGAAGGGGTATGCTATTCAATCCTTTTGATGAATGTCGCCACACCGTTGATCGACCGTCTGACTTTGCCCCGGGTATTTGGCACAAGGAGCAAAAAGTGA
- a CDS encoding RnfABCDGE type electron transport complex subunit G, whose translation MKESKLWMVISLFITCCIAAFALSQVYAITKPKIDYQRQVAGLRTALGAVMPEANRFEPVNDDSTVWRAYADDQHIGTVIRAAKQGYGGLVPVTAGIDLEGKIVAIRVASSAEGLKETPGLGLKATEEKFCDQFKGKSLSELRLKKDGGTIEAITGATITSRAVTDAIRETMEKYQDIIIIKGNE comes from the coding sequence GTGAAGGAAAGCAAACTCTGGATGGTCATTTCCCTCTTCATTACCTGCTGTATCGCCGCCTTTGCCCTATCTCAGGTCTATGCCATAACGAAGCCAAAAATTGATTATCAACGACAGGTCGCAGGGTTACGCACCGCACTCGGCGCGGTAATGCCGGAAGCAAACCGGTTTGAGCCCGTTAATGACGACTCTACTGTCTGGCGTGCCTATGCGGATGACCAGCACATTGGCACCGTAATCCGTGCCGCAAAACAGGGCTATGGCGGGCTGGTACCGGTCACGGCGGGAATCGACCTTGAAGGTAAAATCGTTGCCATTCGGGTCGCCAGTTCCGCCGAAGGTTTAAAGGAAACGCCTGGGTTGGGACTTAAGGCGACCGAAGAAAAGTTTTGTGACCAGTTCAAAGGCAAAAGTTTATCAGAACTTCGGCTGAAAAAAGACGGTGGGACAATTGAAGCAATAACCGGTGCGACAATTACCTCTCGAGCAGTTACCGATGCCATCCGGGAAACAATGGAAAAATATCAGGATATCATTATCATCAAAGGCAATGAGTAA
- a CDS encoding electron transport complex subunit E, translated as MSNKKPSRLAYLTSGIVKENPTLILMIGLCPTLATTVSARDGLGMGLAASFVLIGSNVVVSAVRKLVPDSVRIPIFIIIISTFVTIVDYLMQAYQPGLYRVLGVFVPLIVVNCIILGRAEAFAYKHGIFDSLLDGLGKSIGFTLVLFIMGTIREIVGNGTFFGQAVTPAWYRNAPMLFAIFPPGAFFLIGLLKALVNKTKLGGNK; from the coding sequence ATGAGTAACAAAAAACCATCCCGCCTTGCTTACCTGACATCAGGGATTGTAAAAGAGAACCCAACTCTCATCTTGATGATTGGCTTATGCCCCACCCTTGCCACGACCGTTTCTGCTCGTGATGGACTGGGAATGGGCCTCGCCGCATCCTTCGTTCTCATCGGCTCGAATGTCGTTGTCTCCGCAGTGCGAAAACTGGTACCCGATTCAGTGCGTATCCCGATTTTTATTATCATCATCTCGACCTTTGTTACAATTGTTGATTATCTTATGCAGGCTTATCAACCCGGTCTTTACCGCGTGCTTGGCGTATTCGTACCATTAATTGTCGTTAACTGCATCATTCTTGGCCGGGCTGAGGCATTCGCTTACAAACATGGAATCTTCGACTCTCTTCTGGACGGACTGGGTAAATCGATTGGTTTCACTTTGGTGCTGTTTATTATGGGCACAATTCGCGAAATCGTTGGCAACGGCACCTTCTTTGGCCAAGCCGTCACCCCTGCCTGGTACCGTAATGCGCCGATGCTCTTTGCCATCTTTCCTCCCGGTGCCTTCTTCTTAATCGGATTGCTCAAAGCGCTCGTCAACAAAACAAAACTCGGGGGAAATAAATGA
- a CDS encoding RnfABCDGE type electron transport complex subunit A, whose product MSQMNPAKIFLAAFLVNNIILMRFIGLCPFFGVSTSLNTSAGMSAAVLFVMLLAAWVSWILYHTLLIPLGLIFLRTAVFILVIAALVQFVEMFLKRYVRNLYSAMGIYLPLITTNCAILGVTFLNIDYKFNILQATIFALGTAFGFALAIILFAAIRERLEDAPISPAFKGYPIAFIGAALVSLAFMGFTALFGIS is encoded by the coding sequence ATGAGCCAAATGAATCCCGCCAAAATCTTTCTCGCTGCCTTTCTGGTCAACAATATCATCCTGATGCGCTTCATTGGACTCTGTCCATTCTTTGGCGTATCAACATCGCTTAACACCTCAGCGGGAATGAGTGCTGCGGTTTTGTTTGTAATGCTGCTCGCCGCCTGGGTCTCCTGGATTCTGTATCACACCCTCCTCATACCTTTAGGGCTAATCTTCCTGCGTACCGCAGTATTTATCCTCGTGATTGCGGCACTTGTTCAGTTCGTCGAAATGTTCCTCAAACGTTACGTCCGTAACCTTTACTCCGCAATGGGCATTTACCTGCCCTTAATCACCACCAACTGTGCCATCCTCGGCGTTACCTTTCTCAACATCGATTACAAATTTAACATTCTTCAGGCAACAATCTTTGCCCTCGGAACCGCCTTTGGCTTCGCCCTCGCTATCATTCTTTTTGCGGCGATTCGCGAACGCCTTGAAGATGCACCCATATCACCGGCATTTAAAGGTTATCCCATCGCCTTTATTGGTGCCGCCTTGGTATCGTTAGCATTTATGGGCTTTACCGCCCTTTTTGGAATTTCGTAA